One Hyphomicrobium sp. CS1GBMeth3 DNA window includes the following coding sequences:
- a CDS encoding response regulator transcription factor gives MTESHRSLLIVEDDTSFARALRRSFQRRGYCVEVCEGLDGLDSLLAATRFGYAVVDLKLASGSGLKVVKTLHDHDPHMRIVVLTGFASIVTAVEAIKLGACHYLAKPANTDDIEAAFGKTGGDAGVPLSPRPSSLKTLEWERIHQTLVETEFNISETARRLGLHRRTLARKLEKRRLT, from the coding sequence GTGACGGAAAGCCATCGTTCGCTTCTGATCGTTGAGGATGACACCTCTTTTGCGCGTGCCCTGCGGCGCTCCTTTCAACGGCGCGGCTATTGCGTCGAGGTGTGCGAGGGGCTGGATGGGTTGGACTCGCTATTGGCCGCGACGCGCTTCGGCTATGCCGTCGTCGACCTCAAGCTTGCGTCCGGCTCGGGCCTCAAGGTTGTTAAGACGCTCCATGATCATGATCCGCACATGCGTATCGTCGTGCTCACCGGGTTCGCGAGCATCGTGACGGCGGTGGAAGCGATCAAGCTCGGTGCCTGCCATTATCTCGCTAAGCCCGCGAACACGGACGACATCGAGGCGGCGTTTGGAAAGACCGGCGGTGATGCGGGCGTGCCGCTCAGTCCGCGCCCGTCGTCGCTCAAGACGCTCGAGTGGGAGCGGATTCACCAGACGCTGGTCGAGACCGAGTTCAACATTTCGGAGACGGCGCGCCGCCTCGGGCTGCACCGGCGGACGCTGGCCCGGAAGCTCGAAAAGCGTCGGCTGACCTAG
- a CDS encoding ATP-binding protein has protein sequence MAAPDTTNRKNLLLLVQLRWLAVAGQIITILFVHHMIDVVLPVAPMAAIVLFLVGLNVTTLLRLRSLRPVAHFELFVELLLDVAALTAQLYLSGGASNPFVFLYLLQVMLGATLLDVRATWSLVGFASACFLLLMSFNRPLAIPLYDSETFVTLHVQGSFISFLLTACLLVLFITRINRNLRERDAHLADLRQQAAEEDHIVRIGLLASGAAHELGTPLATLSVILNDWRHMSAFRKDPQLLEEMGEMQVQLDRCKQIVSSILVSSGEARGEGTIRTTMRDFLDDAALEWRASRSPAQVDYSNTFEPDASIVSDAALKQVLFNLFDNALEASPAWVGLSVMRQEDMLVIVVADAGPGFKPDMLQSIGKPYQSSKNRPGSGLGLFLVVNAVRKLGGSVSAQNNPGKGASVTLTLPLATFSGLGSDGKPSFASDR, from the coding sequence ATGGCGGCGCCGGACACCACGAACCGCAAGAACCTTCTGCTGCTCGTCCAGCTCCGCTGGCTCGCGGTCGCCGGGCAGATCATCACCATTCTCTTTGTCCATCATATGATCGACGTCGTGCTACCAGTCGCGCCTATGGCGGCGATCGTGCTGTTTCTCGTCGGTCTCAACGTGACGACGTTGCTCCGCTTGCGCAGCTTGCGTCCGGTTGCGCATTTCGAGCTGTTCGTCGAGCTTCTTCTCGATGTCGCCGCGTTGACAGCCCAGCTTTATCTGAGCGGGGGCGCCTCCAATCCGTTTGTCTTTCTCTATCTCCTGCAGGTGATGCTCGGGGCCACGCTGCTCGACGTCCGAGCCACCTGGTCGCTGGTCGGGTTCGCGAGCGCCTGCTTTCTCCTGCTCATGTCATTCAACCGTCCGCTTGCGATTCCGCTGTATGACAGCGAGACCTTTGTCACGCTTCATGTCCAGGGCAGCTTCATCAGCTTCTTGCTGACGGCATGCCTGCTGGTTCTGTTCATCACGCGCATCAACCGCAATCTGCGGGAGCGCGATGCGCATCTCGCCGATCTGCGCCAACAGGCGGCGGAGGAGGATCATATCGTGCGCATCGGGCTTCTTGCGTCCGGCGCCGCGCATGAGCTCGGCACGCCGCTTGCCACGCTCTCGGTCATTCTCAACGACTGGCGCCACATGTCTGCCTTCCGGAAGGATCCGCAGCTCCTCGAAGAGATGGGCGAGATGCAGGTGCAGCTCGACCGTTGCAAGCAGATCGTATCCAGCATCCTCGTGTCGTCGGGTGAAGCCAGGGGCGAGGGTACGATCCGCACGACGATGCGTGACTTTCTTGACGATGCGGCGCTAGAATGGCGTGCCAGCCGATCGCCAGCCCAGGTGGATTACAGCAATACCTTCGAGCCGGATGCCAGCATCGTGTCTGATGCCGCGCTGAAGCAGGTGTTGTTCAATCTGTTCGATAATGCTCTGGAAGCGTCTCCCGCGTGGGTGGGGCTTTCCGTCATGCGGCAGGAGGACATGCTGGTCATCGTCGTCGCGGATGCTGGACCGGGGTTCAAACCGGACATGCTACAGTCGATCGGCAAGCCGTATCAGTCGAGCAAGAACAGGCCAGGCAGCGGTCTCGGTCTTTTTCTCGTGGTCAATGCCGTTCGCAAGCTCGGCGGCTCGGTTTCGGCGCAGAACAATCCTGGAAAGGGCGCGTCTGTCACGTTGACGCTGCCGCTTGCCACTTTCTCCGGTTTGGGTAGTGACGGAAAGCCATCGTTCGCTTCTGATCGTTGA
- a CDS encoding SURF1 family protein: MTAALRHGRSSLAVILIVIAAVASAALLGALGVWQVKRLSWKLDLIERVERRVAADPVAVPGRDTWGSVTAASSEYLKVRVAGRFLHDRETLVQAVTDLGSGHWVLTPLETTHGFTVLINRGFVTAERRDPAVRAGGAIASDTAVTGLLRLSEPGGAFLRENDPAGDRWYSRDVAAIASARGLSEAAPYFIDADAAPNLGGWPVGGLTRVSFTNNHLVYAVTWFTLALMALAGGAYVLYDWRRKQGARGGSKSERWELSGELR; the protein is encoded by the coding sequence ATGACGGCGGCGCTCCGGCACGGGCGCTCCTCGCTAGCGGTGATCCTTATCGTGATCGCCGCGGTTGCGAGCGCCGCGCTGCTCGGCGCACTCGGTGTCTGGCAGGTGAAGCGGCTTTCCTGGAAGCTGGATCTCATCGAGCGCGTGGAGCGGCGCGTTGCGGCCGATCCCGTTGCGGTGCCCGGGCGTGACACGTGGGGCTCCGTAACTGCAGCTTCCAGCGAGTATCTGAAGGTGCGTGTGGCGGGACGTTTCCTGCACGATAGGGAAACGCTCGTGCAGGCTGTCACCGATCTCGGTAGCGGCCATTGGGTGCTGACGCCGCTCGAGACGACACATGGCTTTACGGTGCTCATCAACCGTGGGTTCGTGACGGCGGAGCGCCGCGATCCGGCAGTACGCGCTGGGGGTGCGATCGCGAGCGATACGGCCGTGACCGGCCTTTTGAGGCTGTCAGAGCCAGGCGGTGCATTCCTGCGCGAGAATGATCCGGCAGGCGACCGCTGGTATTCCCGCGATGTGGCGGCCATCGCGTCCGCGCGGGGGCTTAGTGAGGCCGCGCCCTATTTTATCGATGCGGACGCAGCGCCCAATCTCGGCGGATGGCCAGTTGGTGGTCTGACGCGTGTGAGCTTCACCAACAATCATCTCGTTTATGCCGTGACGTGGTTTACCCTGGCCCTGATGGCATTGGCGGGCGGTGCCTATGTGCTCTACGACTGGCGGCGGAAGCAAGGCGCGCGGGGCGGCTCTAAGTCCGAGCGGTGGGAGCTATCCGGCGAGCTTAGGTAG
- the cyoD gene encoding cytochrome o ubiquinol oxidase subunit IV yields the protein MSAPNAAAHAEAGHEHHHADGHAHGSLRGYLIGFVLSVVLTAMPFWLVMGEVLESKQLTAFVIMAFAIVQIAVHIVFFLHMTSSAEEGWSMMALIFTLIVIVIAMAGSLWVMHHLNTNTMPFHDMRQMP from the coding sequence ATGAGCGCGCCCAACGCTGCCGCGCATGCCGAGGCCGGCCACGAGCATCATCATGCGGATGGACATGCGCATGGGTCGCTCCGCGGTTATCTGATCGGCTTCGTGCTGTCGGTTGTTCTGACCGCGATGCCATTCTGGCTGGTGATGGGCGAGGTTCTGGAGAGCAAACAGCTCACGGCTTTCGTCATCATGGCGTTCGCGATCGTTCAGATCGCCGTCCACATCGTCTTTTTCCTGCACATGACCAGCAGTGCGGAAGAGGGGTGGAGCATGATGGCTCTGATCTTCACGCTGATCGTCATCGTCATCGCGATGGCCGGCTCGCTGTGGGTCATGCATCACCTGAACACGAACACCATGCCGTTCCACGATATGCGGCAGATGCCATGA
- the cyoC gene encoding cytochrome o ubiquinol oxidase subunit III, with the protein MLARDTHAGDEAPVFYLKDEHAHPEGSSTMLGFWIYLMSDCLIFAVLFAIYGVLGASYAAGPAPKDLFELELVALNTAMLLLSSLTFGFAMLEMVKGNVRSTLAWLVVTGVFGLAFLGIELYEFAHLIHIGATPQRSAFLSSFFTLVGTHGLHVAFGIVWLVTLWIQVRRHGLVEANKRRLMCLSMFWHFLDVIWIGVFTFVYLMGVLR; encoded by the coding sequence ATGCTTGCCAGAGACACCCACGCAGGCGATGAGGCGCCCGTATTCTACCTCAAGGACGAGCACGCCCATCCCGAAGGCTCGAGCACCATGCTCGGCTTCTGGATCTACCTGATGAGCGACTGCCTCATCTTTGCGGTGCTGTTCGCCATCTACGGGGTTCTGGGCGCCAGCTATGCAGCGGGTCCGGCGCCTAAGGACCTGTTCGAGCTGGAGCTTGTGGCGCTCAACACGGCCATGCTGCTGCTGTCGTCGCTGACCTTCGGGTTCGCGATGCTGGAAATGGTGAAGGGCAACGTGCGGAGTACGCTGGCGTGGCTGGTCGTCACCGGCGTGTTCGGTCTCGCCTTCCTCGGGATCGAACTCTACGAGTTCGCGCACCTGATCCATATCGGCGCCACGCCGCAGCGTAGCGCCTTCCTGTCATCCTTCTTCACGCTCGTCGGCACGCACGGGCTGCACGTGGCTTTCGGCATCGTCTGGCTGGTCACGCTCTGGATTCAGGTGCGGCGCCACGGACTCGTCGAGGCCAATAAGCGCCGGCTGATGTGCCTCAGCATGTTCTGGCATTTCCTCGATGTGATCTGGATCGGGGTGTTTACCTTCGTCTACCTGATGGGAGTCCTGCGATGA